In the genome of Magnolia sinica isolate HGM2019 chromosome 2, MsV1, whole genome shotgun sequence, one region contains:
- the LOC131232909 gene encoding FCS-Like Zinc finger 7-like, producing MLLGKRPRPPMRRTTSMTEFTLDISGIEGMQPQPSDQRGHQKTVSDGGAGRRQTDGYMTAVSPKSHRRGTGDFLETAPFLRACGLCKRRLAPGRDIYMYRGDTAFCSLECRQQQMNQDERREKCSLASIKKEVASSNTSGSDASNNGETVAAA from the exons atgcTGCTGGGGAAGCGCCCGCGTCCTCCGATGAGGAGAACGACGAGCATGACGGAATTCACTCTCGATATCAGCGGGATCGAAGGGATGCAACCACAGCCGTCCGATCAAAGAGGACATCAGAAGACGGTATCGGACGGTGGTGCGGGCAGGAGACAGACGGATGGATACATGACTGCGGTGTCTCCCAAGAGCCATAGGAGGGGTACTGGTGATTTTCTTGAGACTGCACCTTTCTTGAGAGCTTGTGGACTTTGCAAGAGGAGGCTGGCGCCCGGCCGTGATATCTATATGTATAG GGGGGACACGGCATTTTGCAGCTTGGAGTGCAGGCAGCAGCAGATGAATCAAGACGAACGGAGAGAGAAGTGCTCCTTGGCATCCATTAAGAAAGAAGTTGCTTCTTCTAATACTTCAGGATCCGATGCTTCCAACAATGGAGAAACGGTGGCAGCCGCGTGA